A window of the Nyctibius grandis isolate bNycGra1 chromosome 9, bNycGra1.pri, whole genome shotgun sequence genome harbors these coding sequences:
- the TRAK2 gene encoding trafficking kinesin-binding protein 2 isoform X2: MNFDHRVLESISDVCSNEDLPEVELVSMLEEQLPDYKLRVDSLYLYENQDWIQSPPCHGHLPEITSPVYDEEPFRYMTLIELPSSSLAGSHKFAQVLGTDNVEQKTYSDADMVKHLLAEKDRDLELAARIGQALLKRNHLLTEQNEALEEQLGQTLDRVNQLQHELSKKDDLLRIVSIASEESETDSSCSTPLRFNESFNVSHDLLQLDVLQDKLRELEEENLALRSKACHLKTETVTYEEKEQQLVNDCVKELRQTNAQISRITEELSEKSEELVRYQEEISSLLSQIVDLQHKIKEHVIEKEELKLHLQASKDAQRQLTAELHELQDRNAECLGMLHESQEEVKLLRSRASSAACRCHPQSCGAFPDSLAAEIEGTMRKELSQGDTCVLSKQKGQQKRVFDTVKVANVTRGRSSSFPAPLPIPGSNRSSVVMTAKPFQSGVHQLESHTQMTQRSSSEKNLKDTHNLDQPGTPGGNDLVTALHRLSLRHQNYLSEKQFFEEEWERKMHLLAEQKEGASGCSTPTESCFSLGTNSEFTDLSASSSNLRALLPEKLQIVKPIEGSQTLFHWQQLARPNLGTILDPRPGVVTKGFTPLSDDTVYHISDLEEDDAEEGEGGITFQVQQSFPEEKKYTVAKPAAGIFLPPVTSAAVPLTASNPGKCLSSTNSTFTFTTCRILHPSDVTQVTPSSMSAPFSLGNTGSSIGNPVVSTPAVSYRLSIGEFLTNRRDSTTTFSSTSSLAKLLQERGISAKVYDSPILEKLPLLHPPRTLPIPSTPPNSPSRSPCPSPPPFEPRVHHSENFLASRPAETFLQEMYGLKPSRNVPDVGQLKMNLVDRLKRLGIARVIKPPETQDHRKNQGPEVSLPRQDSAVFLNAGSNLMAGLRRNQSLPAMIGALGAPVCTQSSKMDILKED, from the exons ATGAATTTTGATCACAGGGTCTTGGAGAGCATCTCTG ATGTCTGCTCCAACGAGGACCTTCCTGAAGTAGAGTTGGTGAGCATGCTAGAAGAACAGTTGCCAGATTACAAGTTACGAGTGGACTCTTTGTATCTGTATGAAAATCAAGACTGGATTCAgtcccctccctgccatggcCATCTTCCTGAAATCACTTCTCCAGTTTATGATGAGGAGCCCTTCCGTTACATGA CTCTTATTGaacttccttcctcctccttggcTGGATCTCACAAATTTGCTCAAG TTCTTGGCACAGATAACGTGGAGCAGAAAACCTACAGTGATGCCGACATGGTCAAACATCTGTTAGCTGAG AAAGATCGGGACCTGGAACTGGCAGCTCGAATTGGACAAGCCCTCCTTAAGCGAAACCATCTATTGACAGAACAGAATGAAGCACTAGAAGAACAGTTAGGACAAACGCTAGATCGA GTTAACCAGCTGCAGCATGAACTGTCCAAGAAAGATGACCTGCTTCGTATTGTTTCTATTGCTTCTGAGGAGAGTGAAACAGATTCCAGCTGTTCCACACCACTTCGTTTCAATGAGTCTTTCAATGTATCACACGATCTGTTGCAGCTGGATGTCTTGCAAGATAAACTCAGggagctggaagaggagaaCCTTGCTCTCAGATCAAAG GCTTGCCATCTGAAGACAGAAACTGTTACATATGAAGAGAAGGAACAGCAGCTGGTCAATGACTGTGTCAAAGAGCTCC GGCAAACAAATGCTCAAATTTCCAGAATAACAGAGGAGTTGTCAGAGAAGAGCGAGGAGTTGGTTCGCTACCAGGAAGAGATCTCATCCCTCTTGTCTCAGATTGTTGATCTTCAACACAAAATCAAAGAA CATGTGATTGAAAAGGAGGAGCTGAAACTTCACTTACAAGCTTCCAAAGATGCTCAGAGACAACTGACAGCAGAG ctacATGAGTTGCAAGATCGGAATGCAGAGTGTCTAGGGATGTTGCACGAGTCGCAAGAAGAAGTGAAGCTGCTGCGCAgcagagccagctctgctgcttgtcGCTGCCACCCCCAGTCATGTGGAGCGTTTCCT GATTCCCTTGCAGCAGAAATTGAAGGCACAATGCGGAAGGAGTTGAGTCAGGGTGATACATGTGTTCTCTCCAAGCAAAA GGGTCAACAGAAACGGGTATTTGACACTGTCAAGGTCGCTAATGTCACTCGCGGTcgctcctcttcctttcctgccCCATTGCCAATCCCTGGATCTAACCGGTCAAGTGTTGTTATGACAGCAAAGCCCTTCCAGTCTGGTGTACACCAGTTGGAGAGCCACACACAGATGacccagaggagcagctctgagaAGAATTTGAA AGACACTCACAATCTGGACCAGCCGGGAACCCCTGGAGGCAATGACTTAGTCACAGCTCTGCACAGGCTCTCCCTCCGTCATCAGAACTACCTGAGTGAGAAGCAGTTCTTTGAGGAGGAATGGGAGcgaaaaatgcatttgctggCTGAGCAGAAAGAAGGGGCTAGTGGCTGTAGTACACCgacagaaagctgtttttcccTGGGTACAAACTCAGAATTCACTGATCTCTCTGCCAGCTCTAGTAATCTCCGTGCCCTCCTACCAGAAAAGTTGCAAATTGTCAAACCCATTGAAG GATCTCAGACCCTTTTTCACTGGCAGCAGCTTGCTCGTCCCAACCTAGGCACCATTCTTGACCCAAGACCAGGTGTTGTTACAAAAGGTTTTACCCCTCTGTCTGATGATACTGTGTACCACATCTCTGACTTGGAGGAGGATGATGCGGAAGAAGGTGAAGGAGGTATAACATTTCAAGTGCAACAGTCCTTcccagaggaaaagaaatatacagTGGCAAAGCCAGCGGCAGGGATTTTCCTGCCACCTGTTACTTCAGCAGCAGTACCACTCACTG CCTCGAATCCAGGGAAGTGTCTGTCTTCCACAAATTCCACGTTTACCTTTACTACCTGTAGGATCCTTCACCCATCTGATGTCACTCAAGTTACTCCCAG ctccaTGAGTGCCCCATTTTCACTTGGGAATACTGGCAGTAGTATTGGAAACCCAGTAGTGAGCACTCCGGCCGTGTCTTACAGGCTTAGTATTGGAGAATTTCTCACCAACAGAAGAGATTCAACTACTACCTTCAGCAGCACGAGCAGTCTGGCTAAACTTTTGCAAGAACGAGGCATCTCTGCCAAGGTTTACGATAGCCCCATATTAGAAAAACTGCCTTTGCTACATCCCCCTCGAACTCTCCCCATTCCTTCTACTCCACCGAATTCTCCCTCGCGTTCACCttgtccttcccctcctccGTTTGAGCCTCGAGTGCATCACTCAGAAAATTTTCTGGCTTCTCGACCAGCAGAAACGTTTTTGCAAGAAATGTATGGCCTAAAGCCCTCCCGTAACGTTCCAGACGTAGGCCAGCTGAAGATGAACCTAGTGGACAGACTGAAGAGGCTGGGTATTGCCAGGGTCATCAAGCCCCCTGAGACACAGGACCACAGGAAGAATCAGGGGCCAGAGGTTAGCTTGCCGAGGCAGGactctgctgtgtttttaaatgcaggtAGTAACTTAATGGCAGGACTGAGAAGAAACCAGAGTCTTCCAGCCATGATTGG
- the TRAK2 gene encoding trafficking kinesin-binding protein 2 isoform X1 translates to MNFDHRVLESISDVCSNEDLPEVELVSMLEEQLPDYKLRVDSLYLYENQDWIQSPPCHGHLPEITSPVYDEEPFRYMTLIELPSSSLAGSHKFAQVLGTDNVEQKTYSDADMVKHLLAEKDRDLELAARIGQALLKRNHLLTEQNEALEEQLGQTLDRVNQLQHELSKKDDLLRIVSIASEESETDSSCSTPLRFNESFNVSHDLLQLDVLQDKLRELEEENLALRSKACHLKTETVTYEEKEQQLVNDCVKELRQTNAQISRITEELSEKSEELVRYQEEISSLLSQIVDLQHKIKEHVIEKEELKLHLQASKDAQRQLTAELHELQDRNAECLGMLHESQEEVKLLRSRASSAACRCHPQSCGAFPVDSLAAEIEGTMRKELSQGDTCVLSKQKGQQKRVFDTVKVANVTRGRSSSFPAPLPIPGSNRSSVVMTAKPFQSGVHQLESHTQMTQRSSSEKNLKDTHNLDQPGTPGGNDLVTALHRLSLRHQNYLSEKQFFEEEWERKMHLLAEQKEGASGCSTPTESCFSLGTNSEFTDLSASSSNLRALLPEKLQIVKPIEGSQTLFHWQQLARPNLGTILDPRPGVVTKGFTPLSDDTVYHISDLEEDDAEEGEGGITFQVQQSFPEEKKYTVAKPAAGIFLPPVTSAAVPLTASNPGKCLSSTNSTFTFTTCRILHPSDVTQVTPSSMSAPFSLGNTGSSIGNPVVSTPAVSYRLSIGEFLTNRRDSTTTFSSTSSLAKLLQERGISAKVYDSPILEKLPLLHPPRTLPIPSTPPNSPSRSPCPSPPPFEPRVHHSENFLASRPAETFLQEMYGLKPSRNVPDVGQLKMNLVDRLKRLGIARVIKPPETQDHRKNQGPEVSLPRQDSAVFLNAGSNLMAGLRRNQSLPAMIGALGAPVCTQSSKMDILKED, encoded by the exons ATGAATTTTGATCACAGGGTCTTGGAGAGCATCTCTG ATGTCTGCTCCAACGAGGACCTTCCTGAAGTAGAGTTGGTGAGCATGCTAGAAGAACAGTTGCCAGATTACAAGTTACGAGTGGACTCTTTGTATCTGTATGAAAATCAAGACTGGATTCAgtcccctccctgccatggcCATCTTCCTGAAATCACTTCTCCAGTTTATGATGAGGAGCCCTTCCGTTACATGA CTCTTATTGaacttccttcctcctccttggcTGGATCTCACAAATTTGCTCAAG TTCTTGGCACAGATAACGTGGAGCAGAAAACCTACAGTGATGCCGACATGGTCAAACATCTGTTAGCTGAG AAAGATCGGGACCTGGAACTGGCAGCTCGAATTGGACAAGCCCTCCTTAAGCGAAACCATCTATTGACAGAACAGAATGAAGCACTAGAAGAACAGTTAGGACAAACGCTAGATCGA GTTAACCAGCTGCAGCATGAACTGTCCAAGAAAGATGACCTGCTTCGTATTGTTTCTATTGCTTCTGAGGAGAGTGAAACAGATTCCAGCTGTTCCACACCACTTCGTTTCAATGAGTCTTTCAATGTATCACACGATCTGTTGCAGCTGGATGTCTTGCAAGATAAACTCAGggagctggaagaggagaaCCTTGCTCTCAGATCAAAG GCTTGCCATCTGAAGACAGAAACTGTTACATATGAAGAGAAGGAACAGCAGCTGGTCAATGACTGTGTCAAAGAGCTCC GGCAAACAAATGCTCAAATTTCCAGAATAACAGAGGAGTTGTCAGAGAAGAGCGAGGAGTTGGTTCGCTACCAGGAAGAGATCTCATCCCTCTTGTCTCAGATTGTTGATCTTCAACACAAAATCAAAGAA CATGTGATTGAAAAGGAGGAGCTGAAACTTCACTTACAAGCTTCCAAAGATGCTCAGAGACAACTGACAGCAGAG ctacATGAGTTGCAAGATCGGAATGCAGAGTGTCTAGGGATGTTGCACGAGTCGCAAGAAGAAGTGAAGCTGCTGCGCAgcagagccagctctgctgcttgtcGCTGCCACCCCCAGTCATGTGGAGCGTTTCCTGTG GATTCCCTTGCAGCAGAAATTGAAGGCACAATGCGGAAGGAGTTGAGTCAGGGTGATACATGTGTTCTCTCCAAGCAAAA GGGTCAACAGAAACGGGTATTTGACACTGTCAAGGTCGCTAATGTCACTCGCGGTcgctcctcttcctttcctgccCCATTGCCAATCCCTGGATCTAACCGGTCAAGTGTTGTTATGACAGCAAAGCCCTTCCAGTCTGGTGTACACCAGTTGGAGAGCCACACACAGATGacccagaggagcagctctgagaAGAATTTGAA AGACACTCACAATCTGGACCAGCCGGGAACCCCTGGAGGCAATGACTTAGTCACAGCTCTGCACAGGCTCTCCCTCCGTCATCAGAACTACCTGAGTGAGAAGCAGTTCTTTGAGGAGGAATGGGAGcgaaaaatgcatttgctggCTGAGCAGAAAGAAGGGGCTAGTGGCTGTAGTACACCgacagaaagctgtttttcccTGGGTACAAACTCAGAATTCACTGATCTCTCTGCCAGCTCTAGTAATCTCCGTGCCCTCCTACCAGAAAAGTTGCAAATTGTCAAACCCATTGAAG GATCTCAGACCCTTTTTCACTGGCAGCAGCTTGCTCGTCCCAACCTAGGCACCATTCTTGACCCAAGACCAGGTGTTGTTACAAAAGGTTTTACCCCTCTGTCTGATGATACTGTGTACCACATCTCTGACTTGGAGGAGGATGATGCGGAAGAAGGTGAAGGAGGTATAACATTTCAAGTGCAACAGTCCTTcccagaggaaaagaaatatacagTGGCAAAGCCAGCGGCAGGGATTTTCCTGCCACCTGTTACTTCAGCAGCAGTACCACTCACTG CCTCGAATCCAGGGAAGTGTCTGTCTTCCACAAATTCCACGTTTACCTTTACTACCTGTAGGATCCTTCACCCATCTGATGTCACTCAAGTTACTCCCAG ctccaTGAGTGCCCCATTTTCACTTGGGAATACTGGCAGTAGTATTGGAAACCCAGTAGTGAGCACTCCGGCCGTGTCTTACAGGCTTAGTATTGGAGAATTTCTCACCAACAGAAGAGATTCAACTACTACCTTCAGCAGCACGAGCAGTCTGGCTAAACTTTTGCAAGAACGAGGCATCTCTGCCAAGGTTTACGATAGCCCCATATTAGAAAAACTGCCTTTGCTACATCCCCCTCGAACTCTCCCCATTCCTTCTACTCCACCGAATTCTCCCTCGCGTTCACCttgtccttcccctcctccGTTTGAGCCTCGAGTGCATCACTCAGAAAATTTTCTGGCTTCTCGACCAGCAGAAACGTTTTTGCAAGAAATGTATGGCCTAAAGCCCTCCCGTAACGTTCCAGACGTAGGCCAGCTGAAGATGAACCTAGTGGACAGACTGAAGAGGCTGGGTATTGCCAGGGTCATCAAGCCCCCTGAGACACAGGACCACAGGAAGAATCAGGGGCCAGAGGTTAGCTTGCCGAGGCAGGactctgctgtgtttttaaatgcaggtAGTAACTTAATGGCAGGACTGAGAAGAAACCAGAGTCTTCCAGCCATGATTGG
- the TRAK2 gene encoding trafficking kinesin-binding protein 2 isoform X5, translating to MAQHNKNINQKEELLAAFTWQALIELPSSSLAGSHKFAQVLGTDNVEQKTYSDADMVKHLLAEKDRDLELAARIGQALLKRNHLLTEQNEALEEQLGQTLDRVNQLQHELSKKDDLLRIVSIASEESETDSSCSTPLRFNESFNVSHDLLQLDVLQDKLRELEEENLALRSKACHLKTETVTYEEKEQQLVNDCVKELRQTNAQISRITEELSEKSEELVRYQEEISSLLSQIVDLQHKIKEHVIEKEELKLHLQASKDAQRQLTAELHELQDRNAECLGMLHESQEEVKLLRSRASSAACRCHPQSCGAFPVDSLAAEIEGTMRKELSQGDTCVLSKQKGQQKRVFDTVKVANVTRGRSSSFPAPLPIPGSNRSSVVMTAKPFQSGVHQLESHTQMTQRSSSEKNLKDTHNLDQPGTPGGNDLVTALHRLSLRHQNYLSEKQFFEEEWERKMHLLAEQKEGASGCSTPTESCFSLGTNSEFTDLSASSSNLRALLPEKLQIVKPIEGSQTLFHWQQLARPNLGTILDPRPGVVTKGFTPLSDDTVYHISDLEEDDAEEGEGGITFQVQQSFPEEKKYTVAKPAAGIFLPPVTSAAVPLTASNPGKCLSSTNSTFTFTTCRILHPSDVTQVTPSSMSAPFSLGNTGSSIGNPVVSTPAVSYRLSIGEFLTNRRDSTTTFSSTSSLAKLLQERGISAKVYDSPILEKLPLLHPPRTLPIPSTPPNSPSRSPCPSPPPFEPRVHHSENFLASRPAETFLQEMYGLKPSRNVPDVGQLKMNLVDRLKRLGIARVIKPPETQDHRKNQGPEVSLPRQDSAVFLNAGSNLMAGLRRNQSLPAMIGALGAPVCTQSSKMDILKED from the exons ATGGCACAGCATAACAAGAATATTAACCAAAAGGAAGAGTTGCTTGCAGCTTTCACTTGGCAAG CTCTTATTGaacttccttcctcctccttggcTGGATCTCACAAATTTGCTCAAG TTCTTGGCACAGATAACGTGGAGCAGAAAACCTACAGTGATGCCGACATGGTCAAACATCTGTTAGCTGAG AAAGATCGGGACCTGGAACTGGCAGCTCGAATTGGACAAGCCCTCCTTAAGCGAAACCATCTATTGACAGAACAGAATGAAGCACTAGAAGAACAGTTAGGACAAACGCTAGATCGA GTTAACCAGCTGCAGCATGAACTGTCCAAGAAAGATGACCTGCTTCGTATTGTTTCTATTGCTTCTGAGGAGAGTGAAACAGATTCCAGCTGTTCCACACCACTTCGTTTCAATGAGTCTTTCAATGTATCACACGATCTGTTGCAGCTGGATGTCTTGCAAGATAAACTCAGggagctggaagaggagaaCCTTGCTCTCAGATCAAAG GCTTGCCATCTGAAGACAGAAACTGTTACATATGAAGAGAAGGAACAGCAGCTGGTCAATGACTGTGTCAAAGAGCTCC GGCAAACAAATGCTCAAATTTCCAGAATAACAGAGGAGTTGTCAGAGAAGAGCGAGGAGTTGGTTCGCTACCAGGAAGAGATCTCATCCCTCTTGTCTCAGATTGTTGATCTTCAACACAAAATCAAAGAA CATGTGATTGAAAAGGAGGAGCTGAAACTTCACTTACAAGCTTCCAAAGATGCTCAGAGACAACTGACAGCAGAG ctacATGAGTTGCAAGATCGGAATGCAGAGTGTCTAGGGATGTTGCACGAGTCGCAAGAAGAAGTGAAGCTGCTGCGCAgcagagccagctctgctgcttgtcGCTGCCACCCCCAGTCATGTGGAGCGTTTCCTGTG GATTCCCTTGCAGCAGAAATTGAAGGCACAATGCGGAAGGAGTTGAGTCAGGGTGATACATGTGTTCTCTCCAAGCAAAA GGGTCAACAGAAACGGGTATTTGACACTGTCAAGGTCGCTAATGTCACTCGCGGTcgctcctcttcctttcctgccCCATTGCCAATCCCTGGATCTAACCGGTCAAGTGTTGTTATGACAGCAAAGCCCTTCCAGTCTGGTGTACACCAGTTGGAGAGCCACACACAGATGacccagaggagcagctctgagaAGAATTTGAA AGACACTCACAATCTGGACCAGCCGGGAACCCCTGGAGGCAATGACTTAGTCACAGCTCTGCACAGGCTCTCCCTCCGTCATCAGAACTACCTGAGTGAGAAGCAGTTCTTTGAGGAGGAATGGGAGcgaaaaatgcatttgctggCTGAGCAGAAAGAAGGGGCTAGTGGCTGTAGTACACCgacagaaagctgtttttcccTGGGTACAAACTCAGAATTCACTGATCTCTCTGCCAGCTCTAGTAATCTCCGTGCCCTCCTACCAGAAAAGTTGCAAATTGTCAAACCCATTGAAG GATCTCAGACCCTTTTTCACTGGCAGCAGCTTGCTCGTCCCAACCTAGGCACCATTCTTGACCCAAGACCAGGTGTTGTTACAAAAGGTTTTACCCCTCTGTCTGATGATACTGTGTACCACATCTCTGACTTGGAGGAGGATGATGCGGAAGAAGGTGAAGGAGGTATAACATTTCAAGTGCAACAGTCCTTcccagaggaaaagaaatatacagTGGCAAAGCCAGCGGCAGGGATTTTCCTGCCACCTGTTACTTCAGCAGCAGTACCACTCACTG CCTCGAATCCAGGGAAGTGTCTGTCTTCCACAAATTCCACGTTTACCTTTACTACCTGTAGGATCCTTCACCCATCTGATGTCACTCAAGTTACTCCCAG ctccaTGAGTGCCCCATTTTCACTTGGGAATACTGGCAGTAGTATTGGAAACCCAGTAGTGAGCACTCCGGCCGTGTCTTACAGGCTTAGTATTGGAGAATTTCTCACCAACAGAAGAGATTCAACTACTACCTTCAGCAGCACGAGCAGTCTGGCTAAACTTTTGCAAGAACGAGGCATCTCTGCCAAGGTTTACGATAGCCCCATATTAGAAAAACTGCCTTTGCTACATCCCCCTCGAACTCTCCCCATTCCTTCTACTCCACCGAATTCTCCCTCGCGTTCACCttgtccttcccctcctccGTTTGAGCCTCGAGTGCATCACTCAGAAAATTTTCTGGCTTCTCGACCAGCAGAAACGTTTTTGCAAGAAATGTATGGCCTAAAGCCCTCCCGTAACGTTCCAGACGTAGGCCAGCTGAAGATGAACCTAGTGGACAGACTGAAGAGGCTGGGTATTGCCAGGGTCATCAAGCCCCCTGAGACACAGGACCACAGGAAGAATCAGGGGCCAGAGGTTAGCTTGCCGAGGCAGGactctgctgtgtttttaaatgcaggtAGTAACTTAATGGCAGGACTGAGAAGAAACCAGAGTCTTCCAGCCATGATTGG
- the TRAK2 gene encoding trafficking kinesin-binding protein 2 isoform X3 — protein MNFDHRVLESISDVCSNEDLPEVELVSMLEEQLPDYKLRVDSLYLYENQDWIQSPPCHGHLPEITSPVYDEEPFRYMILGTDNVEQKTYSDADMVKHLLAEKDRDLELAARIGQALLKRNHLLTEQNEALEEQLGQTLDRVNQLQHELSKKDDLLRIVSIASEESETDSSCSTPLRFNESFNVSHDLLQLDVLQDKLRELEEENLALRSKACHLKTETVTYEEKEQQLVNDCVKELRQTNAQISRITEELSEKSEELVRYQEEISSLLSQIVDLQHKIKEHVIEKEELKLHLQASKDAQRQLTAELHELQDRNAECLGMLHESQEEVKLLRSRASSAACRCHPQSCGAFPVDSLAAEIEGTMRKELSQGDTCVLSKQKGQQKRVFDTVKVANVTRGRSSSFPAPLPIPGSNRSSVVMTAKPFQSGVHQLESHTQMTQRSSSEKNLKDTHNLDQPGTPGGNDLVTALHRLSLRHQNYLSEKQFFEEEWERKMHLLAEQKEGASGCSTPTESCFSLGTNSEFTDLSASSSNLRALLPEKLQIVKPIEGSQTLFHWQQLARPNLGTILDPRPGVVTKGFTPLSDDTVYHISDLEEDDAEEGEGGITFQVQQSFPEEKKYTVAKPAAGIFLPPVTSAAVPLTASNPGKCLSSTNSTFTFTTCRILHPSDVTQVTPSSMSAPFSLGNTGSSIGNPVVSTPAVSYRLSIGEFLTNRRDSTTTFSSTSSLAKLLQERGISAKVYDSPILEKLPLLHPPRTLPIPSTPPNSPSRSPCPSPPPFEPRVHHSENFLASRPAETFLQEMYGLKPSRNVPDVGQLKMNLVDRLKRLGIARVIKPPETQDHRKNQGPEVSLPRQDSAVFLNAGSNLMAGLRRNQSLPAMIGALGAPVCTQSSKMDILKED, from the exons ATGAATTTTGATCACAGGGTCTTGGAGAGCATCTCTG ATGTCTGCTCCAACGAGGACCTTCCTGAAGTAGAGTTGGTGAGCATGCTAGAAGAACAGTTGCCAGATTACAAGTTACGAGTGGACTCTTTGTATCTGTATGAAAATCAAGACTGGATTCAgtcccctccctgccatggcCATCTTCCTGAAATCACTTCTCCAGTTTATGATGAGGAGCCCTTCCGTTACATGA TTCTTGGCACAGATAACGTGGAGCAGAAAACCTACAGTGATGCCGACATGGTCAAACATCTGTTAGCTGAG AAAGATCGGGACCTGGAACTGGCAGCTCGAATTGGACAAGCCCTCCTTAAGCGAAACCATCTATTGACAGAACAGAATGAAGCACTAGAAGAACAGTTAGGACAAACGCTAGATCGA GTTAACCAGCTGCAGCATGAACTGTCCAAGAAAGATGACCTGCTTCGTATTGTTTCTATTGCTTCTGAGGAGAGTGAAACAGATTCCAGCTGTTCCACACCACTTCGTTTCAATGAGTCTTTCAATGTATCACACGATCTGTTGCAGCTGGATGTCTTGCAAGATAAACTCAGggagctggaagaggagaaCCTTGCTCTCAGATCAAAG GCTTGCCATCTGAAGACAGAAACTGTTACATATGAAGAGAAGGAACAGCAGCTGGTCAATGACTGTGTCAAAGAGCTCC GGCAAACAAATGCTCAAATTTCCAGAATAACAGAGGAGTTGTCAGAGAAGAGCGAGGAGTTGGTTCGCTACCAGGAAGAGATCTCATCCCTCTTGTCTCAGATTGTTGATCTTCAACACAAAATCAAAGAA CATGTGATTGAAAAGGAGGAGCTGAAACTTCACTTACAAGCTTCCAAAGATGCTCAGAGACAACTGACAGCAGAG ctacATGAGTTGCAAGATCGGAATGCAGAGTGTCTAGGGATGTTGCACGAGTCGCAAGAAGAAGTGAAGCTGCTGCGCAgcagagccagctctgctgcttgtcGCTGCCACCCCCAGTCATGTGGAGCGTTTCCTGTG GATTCCCTTGCAGCAGAAATTGAAGGCACAATGCGGAAGGAGTTGAGTCAGGGTGATACATGTGTTCTCTCCAAGCAAAA GGGTCAACAGAAACGGGTATTTGACACTGTCAAGGTCGCTAATGTCACTCGCGGTcgctcctcttcctttcctgccCCATTGCCAATCCCTGGATCTAACCGGTCAAGTGTTGTTATGACAGCAAAGCCCTTCCAGTCTGGTGTACACCAGTTGGAGAGCCACACACAGATGacccagaggagcagctctgagaAGAATTTGAA AGACACTCACAATCTGGACCAGCCGGGAACCCCTGGAGGCAATGACTTAGTCACAGCTCTGCACAGGCTCTCCCTCCGTCATCAGAACTACCTGAGTGAGAAGCAGTTCTTTGAGGAGGAATGGGAGcgaaaaatgcatttgctggCTGAGCAGAAAGAAGGGGCTAGTGGCTGTAGTACACCgacagaaagctgtttttcccTGGGTACAAACTCAGAATTCACTGATCTCTCTGCCAGCTCTAGTAATCTCCGTGCCCTCCTACCAGAAAAGTTGCAAATTGTCAAACCCATTGAAG GATCTCAGACCCTTTTTCACTGGCAGCAGCTTGCTCGTCCCAACCTAGGCACCATTCTTGACCCAAGACCAGGTGTTGTTACAAAAGGTTTTACCCCTCTGTCTGATGATACTGTGTACCACATCTCTGACTTGGAGGAGGATGATGCGGAAGAAGGTGAAGGAGGTATAACATTTCAAGTGCAACAGTCCTTcccagaggaaaagaaatatacagTGGCAAAGCCAGCGGCAGGGATTTTCCTGCCACCTGTTACTTCAGCAGCAGTACCACTCACTG CCTCGAATCCAGGGAAGTGTCTGTCTTCCACAAATTCCACGTTTACCTTTACTACCTGTAGGATCCTTCACCCATCTGATGTCACTCAAGTTACTCCCAG ctccaTGAGTGCCCCATTTTCACTTGGGAATACTGGCAGTAGTATTGGAAACCCAGTAGTGAGCACTCCGGCCGTGTCTTACAGGCTTAGTATTGGAGAATTTCTCACCAACAGAAGAGATTCAACTACTACCTTCAGCAGCACGAGCAGTCTGGCTAAACTTTTGCAAGAACGAGGCATCTCTGCCAAGGTTTACGATAGCCCCATATTAGAAAAACTGCCTTTGCTACATCCCCCTCGAACTCTCCCCATTCCTTCTACTCCACCGAATTCTCCCTCGCGTTCACCttgtccttcccctcctccGTTTGAGCCTCGAGTGCATCACTCAGAAAATTTTCTGGCTTCTCGACCAGCAGAAACGTTTTTGCAAGAAATGTATGGCCTAAAGCCCTCCCGTAACGTTCCAGACGTAGGCCAGCTGAAGATGAACCTAGTGGACAGACTGAAGAGGCTGGGTATTGCCAGGGTCATCAAGCCCCCTGAGACACAGGACCACAGGAAGAATCAGGGGCCAGAGGTTAGCTTGCCGAGGCAGGactctgctgtgtttttaaatgcaggtAGTAACTTAATGGCAGGACTGAGAAGAAACCAGAGTCTTCCAGCCATGATTGG